ttgttttctgaaataaaaacaattgaatactgtcttattatggcaaacaaaatattaagcaactttttgtataaaatgtttttttttataaagttgatacttaccaagatatatactagATTCCACATATAatggacacctgtatattatattatacttTTCCTCCAATACTCAACAGACCTTGAAGTTTATTAGcaccaaatttgaaaaaattatatctcaaaaaataattgaggtatcaagttgatttaaaaactcGTTATTTAGGataatttgaacatttttaacatttctacaaataaatcaaaaacaatttttttaaacttattatatttaatatacaggctgCGGCAAAACTCCCTCCCTAATTTGaaagttgaataaaaaacagatggtacaaattaacgaaactgtattaacaTGAATGGAATCTGCTTTTACAAGTTTCGTTTTTTGAACAGTATATCGCTCAAGTGTTTTCCTTCGTTATCAATGCATTGCCGAATGCGAGTTCGAAAGTTCGCCATTACTCTAATCAACATTTCTTGAGGAATACGAGCAATCTCTTCTTGAATCGTTTGTCGTAGGGCTGGCAGACTCCTCGGACGATGTTTGTAAACTTCAGCCTTAAGAAACCCGcacacaaaaaaatcataggGAGTTAGGTCTGGAGATCGTACTGGCCAGCGGATGTTTCCGCGCAAACACATCAAGCGTTCTGGGAACAGCTGCCTCAGTTCTTGAAGAGATCTCCTGCTTGTGTGAGTAGTGGCCCCGTTTTGCTGAAGCCACTCATTCTGTTGAATCTGTATCGCATTGAATCGTGGTGCCATAGAAGTTTGAAGCATTTGATTGTATCCTTCTTCAAAAAAGTACGGGCCGATGATCGCGACACTGTTAATCACTCACCACACGGTAACACGTCTACTATGCAGAGGCTTTTCATGGATTTCCCGAGGATTTTGTGCACTCCAATAACGGTAACTTCCGAACTCGCATTCGGCAATGCATTGATAACGAAGGAAAACACTTGAGCAATATACTGTTCAAAGAAAGAAACTTGTAAAACATAATAGCGTAACTTCCCATTCTGTAGATTCGATTCGGgttaatacagtttcgttaatttctaccatctgttttttattgaacCTTCAAATTAGGTAGAGAGTTTTGCCGCATCctgtatttaaatatttatttaattatattaaatatatacagggtgtttcacttAAAACTCCCAGGCCAAATATTTCTGGAATGGGttaaataaaacgtaaatGACTTCAGAAACTTTCCCTTCaacataaagtttttaatacaattctcggatttaattctttacttattttttaaataaaatttaataaagcaattttaatccgttttaaaaattattgttaaaagatAAGCGGAGACGTTTAagctataaaatttttttttaacatgttaTAATTAAAGCAGTATGCACCAGCTAAAAGTGTTGacaaaactttaaacaataGTCCCTCAATTTCACAATGGAAAGTTCGAGACGGAAAAAGTGCCCATGAAATTCCTTTAAATCACATTCATTTGTgcgttaaatttattataacaagATGAAACCTCCGAAAATGATGCGGAAAAACGAAGAATTTAAGAGCAAtacaaatcaaaattcaagtaagtttgatttatttattttaaataattttaatttttttttaagtttttgaggCTGATTTTGAAACGGCGATTTCGGCAACTAAATTTGggaaatttaatcttttattaattttaattgcggTTCCTTGTGGATGGGCTACAGTTTGCGATGCAACAACCATGTCGTATATTTTACCATCAGTTTATTGCGATTTAGGTTTAAATTTGGAACAAAGAGGGATGTTGAATGCCATAACTTATTTTGGAATGATTTCGAGCGCTTTTCTTTGGGGATTTCTATCAGATACTTTaggaagaaaaaaacttttaatcatCGGATTCGCTTTGGATGCTTTCTTCATCATTGTAGCAGGACTTTCGCAAACTTACGAAATGATTTTAGCCGCTAAATACATGACGGGGTTCatgtaagtttatttttataacttgattaaacttaatttattcttaattttagaattaacGGCCCCTTCGCTGCATTTACAACGGTTTTATCTGAATTTCACGCAAAACAATACCGAGCTAAAGTGATGTTAATCTTAGGAATAATTTACGCAGTAGGAAACTTAATTCTTCCGTTAATGGCTTGGCTAATTCTCCCAACAAATTGGAAAGTTATCATTGTTGAAAACAAATTCGAATTACGCCCgtggaatttttttattattttatcatcGCTTCCAAGTATTTTAAGTTGCATTAGTCACCTTTTTATTCCGGAAAGTCCGAAATTTCTTATGACGACTGGAAGAAACGAAGAAGCCCTTCAAGTTTTACAAAAAGTTTACGCGCTAAATACAGGGAAATCCAAAAAATCGTACCcggtaattattatttttttttctatatattaATAAGATAAATGTTGTCATATTTTTGGCTTCATCCTCTGAAGGCGACGCAAGACATCCTCGTTGTCGAGAAGCTAGAGGGTCTCGATGTTGGGATGATCGTGTATTCTCTTCTCATGTTTAGATGCAAATGATGCAATTTCTCATGACACCGATACAACTTTCAAGTCGCGATGGAGGTCGGTTCTTATATACCAGGGTGCATTCACTATGCACCTTAGTACTTTGTTCTGGAATCTTTGAATCAGACTTGCATTTGTCTTGCAGGTACAACCCCACAGTTGAATTCCGTATGttcattttggttttaatacttgcttgtatatTAGCAACTTGTTACTTAGTGATAGTGTTGATTTTCTGCCAATAAGCCAATATAAGTGTCTaaatttggtatcaaattcctcactttttttttgcCGTGAGCTTTCCATTTGAGCTTGGCATCCAGCGTGATACCAAGATATTTTGCGCCAGGGTGCGGGAACCGGAGTGGCGCCCCCCCATCAAGCATTTTGGGCGGAATGCGGggggaaaattaaaaattcattataatttaaaaaaattaaaaaatgcattttaattaaaaaaatatatatattgttCAAACTCCGGGCAGGCCAGATATTTGAAAGTGTTTGGGAAAAATAAACTCCGGGCAAGCCAGATATTTATTATGGAACGGATTAACTCCGGGCAGGCCAGACGTTTAATCCAGGAAGGAAATGAGCATTACGAAGATATCAATAATActgtttattaattcaaaatttgggGTTTATATACAAATCTTAATGCTaacttaacaattaataagcgattaaaaaactaattaatttaggTCGCATAATTGCGCGCGGTGTGCGTTACGCAATTATGCGGTGCGAGCGATGCGTTTGGTCAGCGACGTTTGGTAATTTGTCTGCTGACCTTATTAaaggaagtaaaaaaaaaattaaaagaaaaattgaataaaatattgtttaatcGAGATTAAacatatataatcaaagaaatataaataaacttaaaaaagactGGAATAATCATAACTTAAGGGAACAGTCGGGAATACTCTGGTCAGAAGGttaatttgcaagaaaaagtctgaaattgcaatagttataaactagacttcagtaaaaaaggaattacattgttcaaagtccacatgaagtctgaaattactgttcagagaaaataaaaaattgattataaaccaaacatgatttttcatggcaatacttatgtgttcaataaaagaatgcaaagaatatgaacaagaaaccaatggacttgtcttgttattggTTATTACATAGGATAGGAAATCACCAATACGGAAACTTTGCCAATACAGCAGTGGCGTAACTAGAAAATATGGGCCCAGGcgcaaaattttgtaaatggCCCCTGTCTTTATAGCAAAGGTAGTAATACTATGTATACATATTATGgtatacagaaaaaaaaacacaaattaagttgaaaatacttatttattttcaaatttactaACAAAAAACCAAGAACTAAGaactaaattattacaaaagttgttttcttCTAGATTTCATCGCTGCAAATatacttattaaattttttaaatccattttctTAGCCTCACTGCTTTCAATTGCTAATATAGAAAGATCATTCAGCCGCGATTGTCCCATACTATTTCTTCTATAgtcctttattatttttaacttgCTAAATGATCTTTCTACAGAAGCAACTGTTACAGGGAGTGTGAAGAACAatataaaaacagaaaatacaTCCGATATATCAGTTTCTAAGCAATTATATTTGGTCATTACTAAGTTAGCAAAATCTTTTACACTTTGCAATTCTTTTAACTTGTCTTTTAAAAGCGAATGAACATGAATAAAATgcaatgaaaattgttcacTTAAAAAAGTTGGATActtcttttgtaattttttacattctcttaaaatatctttgtCTTTTAACTTTGATAATCTTTGTGGATCCagaaatctaaaataatttttccatgCTTTTAAATCTTTCATGTAGTTGATGTGAAATAGTATCTATGACAACATTAAATATTCCAACTCTAAACATATCTTCTCTTGAAGAAAACTGATAATTTTTCGCCAATTCATCAAAATGGTGTTTCACTTTAGGCTGTCGTTTCTTTTGAAACTCAAGGGGAACATTCCAAGTTCTTGCAATTTCTGCAGCCTCACCTTTTATTTCAGTAAATTTTGATCTACGTTCTGAAACTTTATTATAAGCTTGGTTCAAAACAGTTTTGGCTTCatctaaatttttcttttgtagaACTTTTCAAGCTAAATTAATATCTGCTagaattttatgcaaaaagacgcacataaaaataaactcaaaTTTTTCCATTCTATCTTTTATGTTTTGAGCTTCATCacgaatttcttttttctctgTCAACATCAAGTGTGttaaagattttataataTCTAAATAACGTAGTTTCACAGCTAGTA
This region of Onthophagus taurus isolate NC chromosome 3, IU_Otau_3.0, whole genome shotgun sequence genomic DNA includes:
- the LOC111421523 gene encoding synaptic vesicle glycoprotein 2B-like; the protein is MKPPKMMRKNEEFKSNTNQNSIFEADFETAISATKFGKFNLLLILIAVPCGWATVCDATTMSYILPSVYCDLGLNLEQRGMLNAITYFGMISSAFLWGFLSDTLGRKKLLIIGFALDAFFIIVAGLSQTYEMILAAKYMTGFIINGPFAAFTTVLSEFHAKQYRAKVMLILGIIYAVGNLILPLMAWLILPTNWKVIIVENKFELRPWNFFIILSSLPSILSCISHLFIPESPKFLMTTGRNEEALQVLQKVYALNTGKSKKSYPIQSLIDEIKESNTNTVTANRSSAKALKEGFLQMKPLIQSPHLKNLTLTCLIQTGFLTSLNTLRLWLPQLYTTISDYQTAYPDDKDANLCTMLGSITSNVDVSQSECLEFDSRDSVYFNVVIINIVNMIFYTLAGIFINKLGKKTILIFLGILGTISGVSIYFAQSVATTTTLTSLSNASLGVCSNILITIVIDLFPTTLRTIAVSMVMMAGRSGSMVGNITFPMLLQLGCWEPFFTIGGFVLVSTMITFFLPKTDMKSLE